A genomic window from Exiguobacterium acetylicum DSM 20416 includes:
- a CDS encoding LysR family transcriptional regulator: protein MDFRQLEYFTEVARFKSFTRAAEHLHVTQPTLSKMVRHLEEELEMELFDRSKRQIVLTDAGETLLIEGEKILRQLSDLPSHLYDVMHLTKGTIRLGIPPLIGSLFFPGLLRRFEEMYPMIQIELIEAGGHALEKAVVAGEVDLIATVLPSDEHLTTHPFIEEELHLFLPNDHPLADRSMIALEEVADMPFVLFNETFSLHDVVLNACQDAGFTPNVSRVSSQWDFLCLVVAEGNAVTVLPRSIANRFSIRGVKTIPLKTRVPWHLGIAVPTGRYQSYVTRKWIQFVSDMYSK, encoded by the coding sequence ATGGATTTCCGCCAATTGGAATACTTTACGGAAGTAGCACGCTTCAAAAGCTTCACTCGTGCCGCTGAACATCTCCATGTCACGCAACCAACACTCAGTAAAATGGTCCGTCATTTAGAAGAAGAACTTGAGATGGAATTGTTCGATCGGAGTAAACGACAAATCGTCTTGACGGATGCCGGTGAGACCTTATTGATCGAAGGTGAAAAGATTCTACGTCAGTTATCTGATTTGCCTTCTCACCTCTATGATGTCATGCATTTGACGAAAGGAACGATCCGTCTCGGTATTCCCCCACTGATCGGTTCGCTGTTTTTCCCAGGTCTATTGCGCCGTTTTGAGGAAATGTATCCGATGATCCAAATCGAATTGATCGAAGCCGGTGGACATGCGTTAGAAAAAGCGGTCGTCGCCGGTGAAGTCGATTTGATCGCAACGGTGCTGCCTTCGGATGAGCATTTAACGACACATCCCTTCATCGAAGAGGAATTGCATTTGTTTTTACCAAATGATCATCCACTCGCCGATCGGTCGATGATTGCGTTAGAAGAAGTCGCCGACATGCCGTTCGTCTTGTTTAATGAAACGTTCTCGCTTCACGATGTCGTCTTGAACGCCTGTCAGGATGCCGGATTTACACCTAACGTGTCTCGGGTGAGCTCACAGTGGGACTTCTTATGTTTAGTGGTCGCAGAAGGAAATGCCGTGACCGTCCTTCCACGTTCAATCGCTAATCGTTTTTCGATTCGTGGTGTCAAAACGATCCCGCTTAAAACACGAGTGCCGTGGCACTTAGGAATCGCCGTTCCGACCGGTCGCTATCAATCGTACGTGACGCGGAAATGGATTCAATTCGTCAGTGATATGTATTCCAAATAA
- a CDS encoding carboxymuconolactone decarboxylase family protein: MATHFESRHETGVKKLSEFTDANAAQSTHDKISESLKDIAPAVGEWITDFAYGEVYSRDGLVNRDRAIVTIASLVTQGTEPQLALHINTGLTAGLTGNEIVEAIMHLVPYTGFPRVLNALEVAKVVFAERGVTVETE, translated from the coding sequence ATGGCAACTCATTTTGAATCACGTCACGAAACAGGCGTAAAAAAACTCAGCGAATTCACAGACGCAAACGCCGCACAATCTACGCATGATAAAATCTCTGAATCCCTGAAAGATATCGCTCCAGCAGTCGGTGAGTGGATCACGGATTTCGCATACGGTGAAGTTTACAGCCGCGATGGTCTCGTCAACCGTGACCGCGCAATCGTTACGATTGCTTCTCTCGTCACACAAGGTACAGAACCACAGCTCGCTCTCCACATCAATACTGGATTGACAGCTGGTTTGACAGGAAACGAAATCGTCGAAGCTATCATGCACCTTGTTCCTTACACTGGATTCCCACGTGTCTTGAACGCACTCGAAGTCGCGAAAGTCGTCTTCGCAGAACGTGGCGTCACAGTCGAAACAGAATAA
- a CDS encoding metallophosphoesterase family protein, which yields MRYALFADLHSSVADTAAVLADIRRLAPDAHLFCLGDIHECHVGKKRAKRYSFESLSLVVTLDDAFLDLIDFKTLLGNQEERILSLVPPHLSPVIDALRDCPRKQRIEGALLIHGDQLNWSRNFLPDLSQQREPLLFFGHSHIRGLFRNGIAKPSPLGQTLSIKGKRYAVNLGPVVFEREWCLYDSEQQSIVFHQAK from the coding sequence ATGCGTTATGCCCTTTTTGCGGATCTTCACAGCTCGGTAGCCGACACAGCGGCTGTCCTAGCTGACATACGGCGGCTCGCTCCCGATGCGCATTTGTTTTGTCTCGGTGATATTCATGAATGCCATGTCGGTAAAAAGCGAGCGAAGCGCTATTCTTTCGAATCGCTCTCCCTCGTCGTGACGCTCGATGATGCTTTTTTAGACCTGATTGATTTTAAGACTTTACTTGGTAATCAAGAAGAACGCATTCTGTCGCTCGTTCCACCACATCTCTCTCCTGTCATCGATGCGTTACGCGATTGCCCGCGAAAACAACGCATCGAGGGGGCATTATTGATTCATGGAGATCAATTGAATTGGTCGCGGAATTTTCTACCCGATCTGTCACAACAACGTGAACCATTACTCTTTTTTGGGCATAGTCACATCAGAGGCTTGTTTCGAAATGGCATCGCCAAACCGAGCCCACTAGGTCAAACTTTATCCATCAAAGGAAAACGGTATGCCGTCAATCTAGGGCCCGTCGTGTTCGAACGAGAATGGTGTCTTTACGATTCAGAGCAACAATCGATCGTGTTCCATCAGGCGAAGTAA
- the argS gene encoding arginine--tRNA ligase codes for MSYKAQYAEVLHQVMEGALSVEQIEQLIEQPKHEDHGDLAFPCFMLAKAFRKAPNMIASDLAEKIDAPLFSNVQAVGPYINVFLNREVVSQEIVNQVLTEQESFGSSEANGKTIVTDFSSPNIAKPFSMGHLRSTVIGNALNQISRKKGYDVVGVNHLGDWGTQFGKLMVAYTMWGEEEAVRAEPIKELLKLYVRFHEEAETNPSLEDEGRLWFKKLEQGDEQATTLWTWFREVSLVEFNRVYEMLGVKFDSLNGEAFYNDKMQHVIDLLEEKDLLVESEGAMVVDLEAEGMPPALIKKKDGATLYATRDLAAAVYRLETYRFEQAFYVVGGEQALHFKQLFAVLKKLGFENVDGMHHVPFGLIMKDGKKMSTRKGRIVLLEEVLQEAIDVAKNNIAEKNPNLANAEATARQVGVGAVIFHDLKNERMNNIEFDLEQMLKFEGETGPYVQYTNARAHSLLRKGGYDGTPFAGSADDHAWGVVSMLNQFSTVIDRAFTRREPSIISRYVLDLAQSFNKYYGHVRVLEDDAAKQSRLALVKSVTIVLTEGLRLLGVGAPEEM; via the coding sequence ATGAGTTATAAAGCGCAGTATGCAGAAGTATTACATCAAGTCATGGAAGGTGCCTTATCGGTTGAACAAATCGAACAACTGATCGAGCAACCGAAACATGAAGATCACGGAGATTTGGCATTCCCATGTTTCATGCTCGCAAAAGCATTCCGTAAAGCACCGAACATGATCGCTTCAGACCTCGCAGAAAAAATCGATGCGCCGCTGTTCTCGAACGTTCAAGCTGTAGGTCCTTACATCAACGTTTTCTTGAACCGAGAAGTCGTCTCGCAAGAAATCGTCAATCAAGTCCTGACAGAACAAGAATCGTTTGGTTCGAGTGAAGCAAATGGGAAGACGATTGTCACAGATTTCTCATCGCCGAACATTGCGAAACCATTCTCAATGGGTCACTTGCGTTCGACAGTCATCGGGAACGCGCTCAACCAAATCTCACGTAAAAAAGGGTATGACGTCGTTGGTGTCAACCACTTAGGGGACTGGGGAACACAGTTCGGGAAATTGATGGTTGCTTACACGATGTGGGGTGAGGAAGAAGCGGTCCGTGCAGAACCAATCAAGGAATTGTTGAAATTATACGTCCGGTTCCACGAAGAAGCGGAAACAAATCCATCACTCGAGGACGAAGGACGTCTCTGGTTCAAAAAACTCGAACAAGGTGATGAGCAGGCGACGACGCTTTGGACATGGTTCCGTGAAGTCTCACTCGTCGAATTCAACCGTGTATATGAGATGCTCGGCGTCAAGTTTGATAGCTTAAACGGAGAAGCCTTCTACAACGATAAGATGCAACACGTCATCGATTTGCTCGAAGAAAAAGATCTCCTCGTTGAATCTGAAGGGGCAATGGTCGTCGATCTCGAAGCAGAAGGTATGCCACCTGCTTTGATTAAGAAGAAAGATGGCGCAACGCTTTATGCGACACGTGATTTAGCAGCTGCTGTCTATCGTCTTGAAACATACCGTTTTGAGCAAGCGTTCTACGTCGTCGGTGGGGAACAAGCGCTTCACTTCAAGCAATTGTTCGCAGTCCTGAAGAAACTTGGATTTGAGAACGTCGACGGGATGCACCATGTTCCATTCGGTCTGATCATGAAAGACGGAAAGAAAATGTCGACACGTAAAGGTCGGATCGTCTTGCTTGAAGAAGTACTACAAGAAGCGATCGACGTCGCGAAGAACAACATCGCGGAAAAAAATCCGAATTTAGCGAATGCCGAAGCAACGGCTCGTCAAGTTGGTGTTGGCGCCGTCATCTTCCACGACTTGAAAAACGAACGGATGAATAACATCGAGTTCGATCTTGAGCAGATGTTGAAATTCGAAGGCGAAACAGGACCGTATGTCCAGTACACGAATGCCCGAGCGCACTCGTTGCTCCGTAAAGGTGGCTATGATGGCACACCATTCGCTGGTAGCGCCGATGATCATGCATGGGGTGTCGTCTCGATGCTGAACCAATTCTCGACGGTCATCGATCGCGCGTTCACACGTCGCGAGCCGTCAATCATCAGCCGTTATGTCTTAGATCTTGCACAAAGCTTCAATAAATACTACGGACATGTCCGTGTTCTCGAAGATGACGCAGCAAAACAATCGCGTCTTGCACTCGTCAAGTCTGTCACGATCGTCTTGACAGAAGGTCTTCGTTTACTTGGTGTCGGCGCTCCAGAAGAAATGTAA